The following are encoded together in the Xiphophorus hellerii strain 12219 chromosome 3, Xiphophorus_hellerii-4.1, whole genome shotgun sequence genome:
- the LOC116717179 gene encoding palmitoyltransferase ZDHHC3-like isoform X2, whose product MKSPVHRCRDVEHGRGQAGSGAGAGSGGGSNCLQPEQRIPVSKDVITSSSSSALWFIRDTCGIVCAIITWLLVFYAEFVVLFVMLVPSKNLTYSIVNGTLFNTLAFLALASHLRAMCTDPGAVPKGNATKEYIESLQLKPGQVVYKCPKCCSIKPDRAHHCSVCKRCIRKMDHHCPWVNNCVGENNQKYFVLFTMYIALISLHCLVMVVFHFLYCFEDDWTKCSSFSPPATVILLILLCFEGLLFLIFTSVMFGTQVHSICTDETGIEQLKKEERRWAKKTKWMNMRAVFGHHFSLLWLSPFSTPDHGKAETYQYVV is encoded by the exons ATGAAGAGCCCGGTGCACAGATGCAGGGACGTGGAGCACGGACGCGGGCAGGCCGGGTCTGGGGCCGGGGCCGGGTCTGGGGGAGGGTCCAACTGCCTACAACCTGAACAGCGCATCCCTGTCTCCAAAGACGTCAtcacttcctcttcttcctcagcctTGTGGTTCATCAGGGACACCTGCGGCATCGTGTGCGCCATCATAACGTGGCTGCTGGTGTTTTACGCTGAGTTTGTGGTGCTGTTTGTCATGCTGGTGCCCTCCAAGAATCTCACTTACAGTATTGTGAACGGGACCTTGTTCAATACTTTGGCCTTTCTAGCCCTCGCCTCACACCTCAGGGCCATGTGCACTGACCCT GGGGCCGTGCCAAAAGGGAACGCCACTAAGGAATACATAGAAAGCCTTCAGCTGAAACCAGGGCAGGTGGTCTACAAATGTCCAAAGTGCTGCAGCATCAAGCCTGACCGAGCGCACCACTGCAG TGTATGCAAACGATGCATACGGAAGATGGACCACCACTGTCCCTGGGTCAACAACTGTGTTGGGGAAAACAACCAAAAGTACTTTGTTCTTTTCACA ATGTACATTGCACTCATCTCTCTGCACTGTCTGGTCATGGTGGTCTTCCATTTCCTCTACTGCTTTGAAGATGATTGGACAA AGTGCAGCTCCTTCTCTCCTCCAGCAACAgtcatcctcctcatcctcctgtGCTTTGaaggcctcctcttcctcatcttcaccTCTGTGATGTTTGGCACCCAGGTCCACTCCATCTGTACCGATGAGACA GGCATAGAGCAGTTGAAAAAGGAAGAGCGAAGATGGGCTAAAAAAACTAAGTGGATGAACATGAGGGCGGTTTTTGGACaccatttctctttattgtggTTAAGCCCCTTCTCCACCCCTGACCACGGCAAGGCTGAAACCTACCAGTATGTGGTGTGA